From one Thalassospira lucentensis genomic stretch:
- a CDS encoding CHASE domain-containing protein, which yields MRLGPVHIIRFAAITLTYFVFGYAGLQFPFYGSSVTLIWAPSGIALGALVAWGWRYFPAVFLGALLVNLTTSAPPETALLIATGNTLAATLSSLLIVRFCSKTPLLSARGIFGLIAIGGIGGPALAALCGTLSLSLTVIGNFDQFTTIWHGWWLGDLVGALVIGPLVLRLIHQKWRANGLAYYAELAFVCVATIIVSSAVQTTPLIAKPEYLFIFVSLPFVLWGAIRFGLLGAALVNALVVIDIVVFAAMGESTFLNINMNVGLANLYSYVIVVTIGTLLLGAGIEKINIVTSRTRDGRISNDIHRLRRNLALIVGLLGFSISGLAAWYTFGQINEATDAQTEQYRRAFEASLREELGRATDSLIAVRTLFDVHGDVSFHTFNAMIGPWVERRAGVGALEWVPYIEGRARALIEENASLRGVENFEIRSLVDGQMQPAPERDAYFPVFYIFPRSGNENVIGFDLSSEEIRNRALQTAIRTGNITLTEPVKLVQSASSEVTALAFLNVPNRRNPGAAPLGLAVGVLRLTNMITRAARIARLPSDFEIHLADLDAPAGHQLIYSNRRPDYAMSHIADEITAGYNPKVSTFTFGFRDWTIVLHGPGARLNGLLYWQPWAIFVFGATISILLMVYLRSLTRTERRIVDLVYQRTLELENARQEAENAMNQAQQADRAKSEFIAHMSHEFRSPMTSILGYAQLARDGIDKHEPSETVRNYLSTINGAGRHVLSLIGDVLDLSKIEAGKLVLEEVPTDIHAICEEVVSMMMVPARNQDNRLHLEIPADMPRWVIGDPVRIKQVLTNFVSNAIKFSRSGDIHVIATPQEIANGCMAFRIAVRDEGIGIPADKLRSIFEAFTQVDTSTTRRFGGTGLGLAICQKMILAMGGTIDVKSTEGTGSTFWFDLNLPLTDAPKLGSDAEDDSQLGLADPDKPRVLGRKLLLVEDIQINRILAQKLLEQQGHEISVATNGQEALNLLQEQDFDAVLMDVHMPVMDGIEATRQIRKFADPVKATIPVLALTADTSNDNLAEFREAGMDAHCTKPLDIKAINHELARLDYRMLSERKQQLTGTGD from the coding sequence TTGCGTCTGGGCCCTGTTCATATCATCCGCTTTGCGGCGATCACGCTAACCTATTTCGTTTTCGGTTATGCCGGGTTGCAGTTTCCCTTTTACGGCAGCAGCGTCACCCTGATCTGGGCCCCATCCGGGATTGCGTTGGGCGCTCTGGTTGCGTGGGGGTGGCGATATTTTCCGGCGGTATTTCTGGGCGCACTTCTTGTCAATCTGACAACATCCGCACCGCCGGAAACGGCCCTTCTGATCGCAACCGGCAATACTCTGGCCGCAACCCTTTCATCGCTTCTGATCGTCAGATTTTGCAGCAAGACACCCCTTCTGTCCGCGCGCGGCATATTTGGCCTGATTGCCATCGGCGGGATCGGCGGCCCGGCACTTGCCGCCCTTTGTGGCACGCTCAGCCTCAGCCTGACGGTAATCGGAAATTTCGATCAGTTCACCACCATCTGGCACGGCTGGTGGCTTGGCGATCTGGTGGGGGCTCTGGTGATCGGGCCGCTAGTCCTGCGCCTGATCCATCAGAAATGGCGCGCAAACGGCTTGGCCTATTATGCCGAACTTGCCTTTGTCTGCGTTGCAACGATCATTGTTTCGTCTGCCGTGCAAACCACGCCGCTGATCGCCAAGCCAGAATATCTGTTCATCTTTGTCTCCCTGCCCTTTGTCCTGTGGGGGGCCATCCGGTTCGGGCTGCTTGGCGCGGCACTGGTCAATGCCCTTGTCGTGATTGATATCGTGGTTTTTGCCGCAATGGGCGAAAGCACGTTTCTCAACATCAATATGAATGTCGGGCTGGCAAACCTTTACAGCTATGTCATCGTGGTCACCATCGGCACCCTGTTGCTGGGGGCGGGGATCGAAAAAATCAACATCGTCACCTCGCGCACCCGCGACGGCAGGATTTCAAACGATATTCACCGGCTGCGCCGCAATCTTGCGCTGATTGTCGGTCTGCTGGGCTTTTCAATATCCGGGCTGGCGGCGTGGTACACGTTCGGTCAGATCAACGAGGCCACCGATGCCCAGACCGAACAATATCGCCGCGCGTTCGAGGCATCCCTTCGCGAGGAACTCGGCCGTGCCACCGACAGCCTGATTGCGGTTCGCACCCTGTTTGACGTGCATGGTGACGTGTCATTCCACACGTTCAACGCCATGATCGGCCCGTGGGTGGAACGGCGCGCGGGTGTCGGGGCGCTGGAATGGGTACCCTATATCGAAGGCCGCGCCCGCGCCCTGATCGAGGAAAACGCATCGCTGCGCGGGGTTGAAAATTTTGAAATCCGCAGTCTGGTCGATGGCCAAATGCAACCGGCGCCGGAACGCGATGCCTATTTCCCGGTTTTCTATATCTTTCCGCGATCCGGCAATGAAAACGTGATCGGCTTTGACCTTTCCAGCGAGGAAATCCGCAATCGCGCCCTGCAAACCGCCATCCGTACCGGCAACATTACCCTGACCGAGCCGGTCAAACTGGTTCAGTCCGCCTCGTCCGAGGTCACAGCCCTTGCCTTTCTGAATGTCCCGAACCGGCGCAATCCCGGCGCGGCACCGCTTGGTCTTGCCGTGGGTGTGCTGCGCCTGACAAACATGATCACGCGCGCGGCACGCATTGCGCGCCTGCCATCGGATTTTGAAATCCATCTGGCCGATCTGGATGCACCGGCAGGCCATCAACTGATCTATTCCAACCGCAGGCCCGACTACGCGATGAGCCACATCGCAGACGAAATCACGGCAGGCTACAACCCCAAAGTATCGACCTTTACTTTCGGTTTCCGTGACTGGACGATTGTCCTGCACGGACCCGGGGCACGCCTGAACGGGCTTTTATACTGGCAGCCCTGGGCGATCTTTGTGTTCGGTGCGACCATCAGCATCCTTTTGATGGTTTATCTGCGCTCGCTGACCCGAACGGAAAGGCGGATTGTCGATCTGGTCTATCAGCGCACCCTGGAACTTGAAAATGCCCGGCAGGAAGCCGAAAACGCGATGAATCAGGCGCAGCAGGCCGACCGTGCAAAATCCGAATTCATCGCCCATATGAGCCACGAATTCAGATCGCCAATGACCTCGATCCTGGGCTACGCCCAACTCGCCCGCGACGGGATCGACAAACACGAACCGTCCGAAACCGTGCGCAATTACCTGTCCACGATTAACGGTGCCGGGCGGCATGTTCTGTCGCTGATCGGGGATGTTCTTGATCTGTCAAAGATCGAGGCGGGCAAACTTGTCCTTGAAGAAGTCCCGACCGACATCCACGCGATATGCGAGGAAGTCGTTTCCATGATGATGGTCCCGGCGCGCAATCAGGATAACCGCCTGCATCTTGAAATCCCGGCTGATATGCCGCGCTGGGTAATCGGCGACCCGGTCCGCATCAAGCAGGTGCTGACCAATTTTGTTTCCAACGCGATCAAGTTCAGCCGGTCTGGCGATATCCATGTCATCGCAACACCGCAGGAAATTGCCAACGGTTGCATGGCATTCCGCATTGCTGTGCGCGACGAGGGGATCGGCATCCCCGCCGACAAATTACGCTCGATCTTCGAGGCCTTCACTCAGGTCGACACATCGACAACGCGCCGCTTTGGCGGCACCGGTCTTGGTCTGGCCATCTGTCAGAAAATGATCCTTGCGATGGGCGGCACGATTGATGTCAAAAGCACCGAGGGTACGGGCAGCACCTTCTGGTTTGACCTCAACCTGCCGCTGACGGACGCGCCAAAACTCGGCAGCGACGCCGAAGACGACAGTCAGCTCGGCCTTGCCGATCCCGACAAGCCGCGCGTATTGGGGCGCAAATTGCTGCTGGTCGAAGATATCCAGATCAACCGCATTCTCGCCCAGAAACTGCTTGAACAGCAGGGTCATGAAATCAGTGTTGCCACCAACGGGCAGGAAGCCCTCAACCTGTTGCAGGAACAGGATTTCGACGCGGTTCTGATGGATGTGCATATGCCGGTCATGGACGGGATAGAAGCCACCCGCCAGATCCGCAAATTTGCTGACCCCGTCAAGGCAACCATCCCGGTTCTGGCCCTGACCGCCGACACGTCAAACGACAATCTGGCCGAATTTCGCGAGGCCGGCATGGATGCCCATTGCACCAAGCCGCTGGATATCAAGGCCATCAACCATGAACTCGCACGCCTTGATTACCGCATGCTGTCTGAACGCAAACAGCAACTGACCGGCACCGGGGACTAA
- a CDS encoding S24 family peptidase produces MIRQEQIWGALDKIAEDNGLSPSGLARLAQLDPTTFNRSKRTTNQGKPRWPSTESISKVLSVANVTFQEFAQLVDGNGAGRVPVIGFAQAGNRGFFDDAGYPVGGAWEDITFPALHDPTAYGLRIAGDSMAPVFRDGDLIVVSPASNIRPQDRVVLKTTSGEVMAKELVRRGAMGVELKSLNPAYEDRYVEARDIDWIARVLWVSQ; encoded by the coding sequence ATGATCCGGCAAGAACAGATATGGGGCGCGCTTGACAAGATCGCCGAAGATAACGGGCTGTCCCCCTCCGGACTGGCCCGCTTGGCGCAGCTTGACCCGACCACATTCAACCGGTCCAAACGCACGACAAATCAGGGAAAGCCCCGCTGGCCCTCGACCGAAAGCATTTCAAAGGTGCTTTCGGTGGCCAATGTCACCTTTCAGGAATTCGCCCAGCTTGTCGATGGCAACGGGGCCGGGCGCGTGCCGGTCATCGGCTTTGCCCAGGCCGGAAATCGCGGCTTTTTTGATGATGCCGGTTATCCGGTCGGCGGCGCATGGGAAGACATCACCTTTCCCGCCCTGCATGATCCGACCGCCTATGGCCTTCGGATTGCAGGCGATTCCATGGCCCCGGTCTTTCGCGATGGCGATCTGATTGTCGTCTCCCCGGCATCAAATATCCGCCCGCAGGATCGCGTGGTTCTGAAAACCACATCGGGCGAAGTCATGGCCAAGGAACTGGTCCGACGCGGGGCGATGGGGGTGGAACTGAAATCCCTCAACCCGGCTTATGAAGACCGCTATGTCGAGGCCCGCGACATTGACTGGATCGCGCGCGTCCTTTGGGTCAGCCAGTAA
- a CDS encoding inositol monophosphatase — translation MEKAFSGIDIEARFEHARDVIREAGKRAMEYYEGDAADLAIETKTNALDMVSIADKNVEAIIRDRIGDAFPEDGFLGEEMGIEKGDNDCLWVIDPIDGTACFVNQMPTWCISVALMIGKEAVIGLIYHPCNDELFSAVIGDGARVNGEPVKASNAKRVSDGVMGIGMSHRLPSSSIVPVIGQLLDEEGMFIRNGSCALMMAYASAGRLIGYYEPHINPWDCMAGIVLMREAGGWCNDFLDLPNVLEDGGPILAAGPNVAKHLADMIGISYRG, via the coding sequence GTGGAAAAAGCATTCTCGGGAATTGATATCGAGGCACGGTTTGAACATGCGCGCGACGTGATCCGCGAGGCGGGTAAACGCGCCATGGAGTATTATGAAGGCGACGCCGCCGATCTTGCGATTGAAACCAAAACCAACGCACTTGATATGGTCAGCATCGCGGATAAAAACGTCGAGGCGATCATTCGCGACCGGATCGGTGATGCCTTTCCCGAGGATGGTTTCCTTGGTGAGGAAATGGGCATCGAGAAGGGGGACAATGACTGCCTTTGGGTGATTGACCCGATTGATGGCACGGCGTGTTTTGTCAATCAGATGCCGACATGGTGCATTTCGGTGGCCCTTATGATCGGCAAGGAAGCCGTCATTGGCCTGATTTATCATCCGTGCAATGACGAGCTTTTCAGTGCGGTGATCGGCGACGGGGCGCGTGTGAATGGCGAGCCGGTGAAGGCCAGCAATGCCAAACGGGTCAGCGATGGCGTGATGGGGATCGGCATGTCGCATCGCCTGCCCAGTAGCTCGATCGTGCCGGTGATCGGCCAATTGCTGGACGAGGAAGGCATGTTTATCCGCAACGGATCATGCGCGTTGATGATGGCCTATGCCAGTGCCGGGCGTCTGATCGGCTATTATGAACCGCATATCAATCCGTGGGATTGCATGGCGGGGATTGTCCTGATGCGTGAGGCGGGTGGCTGGTGCAATGACTTCCTTGATCTGCCCAACGTGCTTGAAGATGGTGGGCCGATATTGGCCGCCGGGCCCAATGTTGCCAAACATCTGGCGGATATGATCGGGATTTCGTATCGGGGCTGA
- a CDS encoding YegP family protein encodes MANPPSPRYELYKDKKGEWRWTYIARNGLKIAMSSEGYKAKADCIHSIDLLKASKDVPVHDATA; translated from the coding sequence ATGGCAAATCCCCCGTCCCCGCGTTACGAGCTTTACAAGGACAAAAAAGGCGAATGGCGCTGGACCTATATCGCGCGCAACGGCCTTAAAATCGCGATGAGCAGCGAGGGCTACAAAGCCAAAGCCGACTGCATCCACAGCATCGATCTGCTGAAAGCATCGAAAGACGTTCCGGTGCATGACGCCACGGCTTAA